The Christiangramia forsetii KT0803 DNA segment TGTAACGGTGAGGTAGAGATCATTTCCAGCAAGTCTAATTTCAATAGTTTTAAGAATAACGTATTTTTTGAATCTGAAGGTTCATTGGTGTTAAGGCATGGGAATTACGCTACGATAGATGGTAATATTTTTATTGGGAATGATAATTCAGAATTTATAGGTGGTATTCGGGTAATCAATACCGGGCACTGGATCACCAATAATTATTTTTATAAGCTCAAAGGAACCGAGTTTAGGGCTCCCTTAGCAGTGATGAATGGAATCCCTAAATCTCCACTTAACCGTTATAACCAGGTAACCGACGTAGTGGTTGCTTATAATTCTTTTATTGATAATAAATCTCCGTGGCATTTTAGTGTTGGGTCTAATGTAGATAAAAGCGAGGTTTTGCCTGCTTCTGAAATTCGTTCTGCCAGACCTGAGCGGATACTGGTTGCCAATAATTTAATTTATAGTGAATCGGAACAGAAACTTCCTGTGGTAGCCTACGATACGGTAGACGGTGTGAAGTTTAAAAATAATATTTTAAATAGTCCTAATGAGAGTGAGGTTCAGGATAAAGGAATGATAACGCAGGATTTTGAAATAAAACAGCTTTCAGAATATTTATATGCCCCTGCCGAAAATCTTAATGATGTTTATGATGGTTTTGATTTTGAAACTATTGAGAAAGATCTCTTCGGAAATGATAGGACAGAAGATAACAGTATTGGAGCGGTTACTTTACCGGTCTCTAATAATGCAAAACTTGTAAATAAAAAATTATATGGTCCTGATTGGTTTAACCCTGAGATAGAAAAGAAAAAGGCTGAAGTAGTGCAGGTTTCAACTTCAGAAGAATTAATTAAAGCTTTACAAAACGCAAAGTCGGGCGGCATAATCGAATTAAAGTCCGGAACTTATAAGCTTGAGAATTCGATTGTTATTGATAAAAGAATTAGTCTTCGATCAAAAAATAAGGCGAAACTGCAATTTTCAGAAAGTAATTCCACTCCTGCATTTCAAATGAACCCGGGAGGAAGCCTGAAAATTGAAAATATTGATCTAAGCGGAAATAAAAACCGTGATGCTTTTGGGACTTTGAATGAAAATATGTCCAGCGCCTATAATTTATGGGTAGATAATTCTGAAATAAAGGATTTTAAAAATCTTCTGGAAGTCTCACAACGTTCTTTTGCCGATACCATTTCTATTACAAATTCAAGTGTTAAAGATCTTCAGGCGGGGATTAATCTTGCTGAGGAGACCGATGACAAAGGTGAATATAATGCCGAATTCGTTTATATAACCAATTCTGAGTTTGAAAATATCCAGAATGAAGTACTTGATTATCATCGTGGCGGTTATGATGAATCAACGATAGGTGGCAATCTGGTCTTTACAGGTAATACCATCAAAAATTCGGGTACATCAGAAGCTACGGAGATTCTTTTAAAAACCAGGGGAATTGTAAATGTTGAAATGGCCAACAACAATTTTATTGATAATCCAGTGAAATTTATTGCGATTCTTTGGGGAGCCAAAGGTCAGGAGCCGGTGAATAATACTATTGAAAATTCAGGCGAGATTAAAGTGGAGGAAAACCTCAAGCAGAAATTAATGTACTAATTCATCATGAAAAAAATATTCATAGCCATATTCATATTTTCCGCTTTTTTTTCCTGTAAAGATAATACCGCAGGAACATCTAAAGAAATCGAACAAAAAGGCGATACAACAAAATACCCAAGTGATGTTATTCCATTTTTTGATCACTGGAAATTAATATTGGGCGATGGTTCAAATGCTGGTGTTGCAAATAATTTTGAAGATGAAGATTTCTTTTATACTGAAACTGAAGATTCTGGGAACTGGATAGTTTTTAAGGCTCCCAATGGAGGAGACACGCATGGTACTTCAAACAATACGAGAACTGAATTAGCTCAAATTAAAAAATGGTATCCCGCAACCGCCGATGATAAACTTTCAGCTACACTCAAAGTAATGAATGTATCTTCTACCGGGGATGCCCGGGTAGCTGCTTCCTACTCGGTAGTTGTCGGTCAGATTCATAGCGCCGATGGCCACGAGAACGAGCCGCTTAAAATATTTTACAAGAAATTTCCTGGTCATACTAAGGGGTCGGTGTTTTGGCATTATGAAATTAATACTGCCGGAGATGATAATTCTGTACGATGGGATTTTTCCACAGCGGTTTGGGGGCATGATTTTTCGGTAGTTGGCCCTGATGAAAGCACGTATCCTGAAGAACCAGAGGATGGGATTGCTTTGGGTGAAGAGTTCAGTTATGAAATCGAGGTGAAAGGCGGTATTATGAACTTAAAATTCACTAGTGAAGAACATGAAACCAAATCCTTTACAAAAAATCTAACCAAATCTGAATATTCCATAACTACTGAGATACCTAAGCAAACACAGGATTTATTTGTACCAGTTGGGCAGGATGGTGTGGAGCGTAAGAACGCGTATGCTGGCGAGGGATGTTTTTTTAAGTTGGGAGCTTACAATCAAACTAATGGAAAATCACCTATAGTAAATAAAAATTGGTGTTCCGGGGCAGAAACCCATGGAGGCGATATAGAAAAACAATATGCAGACGGGAACTATGCTGAAGTATGGTTTAAGGACGCAAGCATAACTATTAGTGATGCAGCCATTTCTAATAAAGCTTATTTTACTAAAAATGATTAGGCATTAGAGAATCAACAATCAAACAGCGTATTCCTAGGGGTGCCCATGTGCAATTCACTATTGTTTTGGTGCAGATGCAGTAAACCAATATACAGCGTAGGTTGCATATAAAGGAAGACATCCGGAAACTCTGTAGGCTACCAGCAATGCTGAAATCTTGACGCACACTCCTATAAAATTCGGTGCTAAGAAGATTTGCGTTAGTACAGTCTACCCAAATTTTGTCCTTGGAAGTTCATTTCAGGATAAACACACTATAAAAAATAAGGAGCTGCAAGAGCTGGAGGTACTGTTGGATTTTGCAGGTACTGCTTACGACGTTGCCCGGGTTGTTTATTTGTTTCTTCTGAAATTATTGGTTAAGTAAAAAATTATTGTACATTGGTAAACCAATTTGGTAAACCAGTTTTATTTTTTTAATTTCAACCTCAATTAATCAATAATATGATATGAGATATTACATAGCCTCCTTATTTTTAATATTAGTTTTTTCAGTAAATGCTCAGAAGAATCTGAAAAGTAATTCTTCGGGTTTAGTCCTTACTGAAGAAGGAGTGGAAAATATCCAGTCCAACCTGGGGACGGTATCCTTATTTGATCAGACCCTAAAGCAGGTAAAAGAAGAAGTAGATAAGGAAATGGCTCGGGATATCCAGGTTCCTGTTCCAAAAGATCTTGCCGGTGGGTATACCCATGAAAGGCACAAAAAGAATTATGCGACAGCACAAAAGGCTGGAGTGCTTTATAAAATTTTAGAGGAGGAAAAGTACGCTCGATATATTAAAGAGATGCTCATGGAATAAGCCCGGCTTTATCCTGAACTTCCATTACATCCTGAAGAACGATCTTATGCAAGAGGTAAATTATTCTGGCAATCACTTAACGATTCCAACTGGCTTGTAGCGATGAGTCAGGCTTATGACAGTATATATGACTGGTTAAGTACTGAAGATAAAAAGTTCTTAGAAGAGAATTTATTCCATCCTTATGCCGATTTCCTTTCTGAAGGAAACCCTAAATTCTTTAATCGAATTCATAATCATAGCACCTGGGGAAATGCAGCCGTGGGTATGATTGGTTTGGTTATGGATAATGATGAACTGGTGAACAGGGCATTATATGGACTAGAGAATACGAATATAGATAAAGCCGCCAGGGATAATGATGGCGGTCTAATTCAGCAGCCCGGACAGAAAGCCGGTTTTTTGGCTAATATTGAAGAAGCTTTTTCTCCTTCCGGATATTATACTGAAGGTCCTTATTATCAGCGGTACGCCATGTATCCTTTTATGTTATTTGCTAAGGCGTTGCAGAACAAAAGGCCTGAACTCAAAATCTTCGAATATAAAGATGGGGTTCTTATTAAGTCTGTAGATGCGTTATTGAATTTAACCGATGCCGATGGGGAATTCTTTCCATTAAATGACGCTCAGAAAGGCATGTCATTTTTCAATAAATCAGTAATAATGGCGGTAGATGCGGCTTATTATTACGGGGAGCAGGATCCAAGGCTTTTATCGGTTGCAAAAAAGCAGGGAGAGGTAACACTTGATGATGCGGGATTGGCAGTTGCCCTTGGGTTGAAAAATGATAAAGAGAAAGAATTTCAAAAAAAATCTATTGTACTTAGCGACGGTTCAAAAGGAAATAAAGGTGGCGTAGGAATATTGCGGATCACAGAAGATGAAAGTATCTTTTCATTAGTAATGAAATTCACTTCTCAGGGCGATAGCCACGGTCATTATGATAAACTTTCTTATTCATTTTATAATGATGGGGAAGAAGTGATTCAGGATTACGGCTTTTCCAGATTTGTAAATATTGAACCCAAGAACGGCGGAGGTTATTTAAAGGAAAACACTAGCTGGGCAAAACAAAGTATCGCTCATAATACCATAGTTCAGAATGAAACATCGCATTTTAATGGAGATTTCGATACCGGAAATAAATATCATTCAGAAAAATACTTTTCAGATTTTTCAAAGGATAATGTTCAGATCATAAGTGCTAAGGAAGAGAATGCTTATCCAGGCACTAAGATGCAACGAACCATGGCGTTGATCAAAAATGACATATTTCAGAAGCCTGTGCTGGTAGATATATTCAGGGTAAAAGGAGATCAATCAAATCAATATGACTTACCCTTTTATTATTTCGGACAGATTATAGAAACCAGTTTTGAGTATGATTCACCTGAAAAGCTGGAAAAATTAGGTTCAAAAAATGGATATCAGCATCTATGGAAAGAAGCTTCTGGTGCTGCGGAAGCTGGAAATGCCAGATTTACCTGGTCTGAAAATAACAAATTTTATACGCTCACTAGCGCAACCATGCAGAATGATAGTCTTATTCTGGGCAGGTTGGGAGCTTCAGATCCTGAATTCAATTTAAGAAGAGATCCGGTTTATATCTGGAGAAAAAGTAATACTAAAGACGCGGTGTTTGCTTCGGTTCTGGAACCACATGGCAGTTATAACCCGGTAACCGAATTAGGGAATAATAGCTTCAGCCAGGTTCAGAATGTTGAGGTATTACTGGATAGTGATGAATATACCGGTATTGAAATTACCGGAACAAATAAAAATAAGCTTTTACTCGTAATTTCAAATAATGATGCTGAAGACCAGCATAATATAAAAATAGGTAACCGTGAAATTTCCTGGAAAGGTAATTACACATTAATTGAAAATTAAATAAAATGAAAGATTTAGGTACAAGTAAAGAATTCTTAAAATCCAAAGAAGTTGAAAAAGAAACCGTTGGAGAAGGTGTTCAAAGACAAATCATGGGCTATGATGATAAAATTTTATTAGCCAAGGTTGAATTTGAAAAGGGTGGGGTAGGACCAATGCATGAGCATCACCATTCACAGGTAACCTACGTGGTAAGCGGAAAATTTGAACTTACTATAGGAGATGAAACTAAAATGATGGAAGGGGGAGATTCTTTTTATATACCTCCTCATAAAATGCATGGTGCAATCTGTAAAGAGAAAGGAATTCTTATAGATGTTTTTAGTCCTATTAGAGAAGACTTTTTCTAAAAGCTCAGAATATTAAACAATAATT contains these protein-coding regions:
- a CDS encoding chondroitinase-B domain-containing protein, which gives rise to MKNILFTFFLFVSGISVGQDSTTTKNPVTNISEFNSAVEKAGPGDVITLANGVWKDAELIFKGNGTKDQPITLNVESKGKVTLAGKSSLKLAGEFLIVDGLYFKNGYTPSNSVIEYRLDDENIANNSTVQNCVIENFTQPSRDTKDHWVELWGRNNALKNNYIAGKSNTGPTVRVFLKGNENINTHHQITHNYFGERPRKGGPHGETMQIGSSETSMTPAYVNVSENLFYRCNGEVEIISSKSNFNSFKNNVFFESEGSLVLRHGNYATIDGNIFIGNDNSEFIGGIRVINTGHWITNNYFYKLKGTEFRAPLAVMNGIPKSPLNRYNQVTDVVVAYNSFIDNKSPWHFSVGSNVDKSEVLPASEIRSARPERILVANNLIYSESEQKLPVVAYDTVDGVKFKNNILNSPNESEVQDKGMITQDFEIKQLSEYLYAPAENLNDVYDGFDFETIEKDLFGNDRTEDNSIGAVTLPVSNNAKLVNKKLYGPDWFNPEIEKKKAEVVQVSTSEELIKALQNAKSGGIIELKSGTYKLENSIVIDKRISLRSKNKAKLQFSESNSTPAFQMNPGGSLKIENIDLSGNKNRDAFGTLNENMSSAYNLWVDNSEIKDFKNLLEVSQRSFADTISITNSSVKDLQAGINLAEETDDKGEYNAEFVYITNSEFENIQNEVLDYHRGGYDESTIGGNLVFTGNTIKNSGTSEATEILLKTRGIVNVEMANNNFIDNPVKFIAILWGAKGQEPVNNTIENSGEIKVEENLKQKLMY
- a CDS encoding polysaccharide lyase family 7 protein is translated as MKKIFIAIFIFSAFFSCKDNTAGTSKEIEQKGDTTKYPSDVIPFFDHWKLILGDGSNAGVANNFEDEDFFYTETEDSGNWIVFKAPNGGDTHGTSNNTRTELAQIKKWYPATADDKLSATLKVMNVSSTGDARVAASYSVVVGQIHSADGHENEPLKIFYKKFPGHTKGSVFWHYEINTAGDDNSVRWDFSTAVWGHDFSVVGPDESTYPEEPEDGIALGEEFSYEIEVKGGIMNLKFTSEEHETKSFTKNLTKSEYSITTEIPKQTQDLFVPVGQDGVERKNAYAGEGCFFKLGAYNQTNGKSPIVNKNWCSGAETHGGDIEKQYADGNYAEVWFKDASITISDAAISNKAYFTKND
- a CDS encoding cupin domain-containing protein, which gives rise to MKDLGTSKEFLKSKEVEKETVGEGVQRQIMGYDDKILLAKVEFEKGGVGPMHEHHHSQVTYVVSGKFELTIGDETKMMEGGDSFYIPPHKMHGAICKEKGILIDVFSPIREDFF